One stretch of Apium graveolens cultivar Ventura unplaced genomic scaffold, ASM990537v1 ctg8395, whole genome shotgun sequence DNA includes these proteins:
- the LOC141704900 gene encoding uncharacterized protein LOC141704900 produces MVITYSINYNSIKDILKLVKVSVDAAIFEDREEIGFGIVARDSEGALIEAKAVVHTELTDPGLAEAMGVKEALSWIEQMKWPSVILQSDFLSVVQAIRSNAPMRSRYGIIILECRNIMRRLNNVELLFVKRSANMVAHQIARESYLLSGRRLNRWSVPISVKECIEKDLLS; encoded by the exons atGGTGATTACTTATTCGATtaactataactctataaaagatattttaaAATTAG TTAAGGTTTCAGTTGATGCTGCCATTTTCGAAGACAGAGAAGAGATTGGTTTTGGCATAGTTGCAAGGGATTCGGAGGGAGCTCTCATCGAAGCAAAAGCAGTAGTTCATACAGAGTTGACAGATCCTGGTTTAGCAGAAGCCATGGGAGTGAAAGAGGCTTTGAGCTGGATTGAGCAAATGAAGTGGCCGAGTGTTATTTTGCAGTCGGATTTTCTGAGTGTGGTTCAGGCAATCAGAAGCAATGCTCCGATGAGGTCTCGCTATGGCATAATTATTTTGGAATGCCGGAATATTATGCGTCGTCTAAACAATGTGGAATTGTTATTTGTGAAACGGTCTGCAAATATGGTGGCCCATCAGATTGCTAGAGAATCATATTTATTATCAGGTCGTAGACTGAATAGGTGGTCTGTGCCTATCAGTGTTAAAGAATGTATTGAGAAGGATTTGTTAAGTTAA